The following are from one region of the Nostoc cf. commune SO-36 genome:
- the dapB gene encoding 4-hydroxy-tetrahydrodipicolinate reductase — protein sequence MTNQAPIPVIVNGAAGKMGREVIKAVAQAPDLNLVGAIDHSLEHQDKDAGELAGLSEPLEVPITNQLEPMLGYVAGDRQSPPGVIVDFTHPDSVYDNIRSAIAYGIRPVVGTTGLSPEQIQDLADFADKASTGCLIIPNFSIGMVLLQQAAIAASKYFDHVEIIELHHNQKADAPSGTAIQTAQLLGELGKTFNPAVVEETEKLPGARGSIADEGIRIHSVRLPGLIAHQEVIFGAAGQIYTLRHDTSDRACYMPGVLLAIRKILALKSLVYGLEKIL from the coding sequence ATGACGAATCAAGCTCCTATCCCGGTTATTGTCAACGGTGCTGCTGGAAAAATGGGCCGTGAGGTGATTAAGGCGGTGGCGCAAGCGCCTGACTTAAACCTAGTGGGTGCAATTGACCACAGTTTAGAACATCAAGATAAAGATGCTGGAGAATTGGCGGGTTTAAGCGAACCTCTGGAAGTGCCGATTACTAATCAGTTAGAACCGATGTTGGGGTATGTGGCTGGTGACAGACAGTCACCTCCAGGGGTGATTGTAGACTTTACCCATCCCGATTCAGTTTATGACAATATTCGCAGTGCGATCGCTTACGGTATTCGTCCTGTAGTCGGCACTACTGGGTTAAGTCCAGAACAAATTCAAGACTTGGCAGACTTTGCCGACAAAGCTAGCACTGGTTGTCTAATTATTCCTAATTTTTCCATTGGCATGGTGCTATTGCAACAAGCTGCGATCGCAGCCTCCAAATATTTTGACCATGTAGAAATTATCGAACTGCATCACAACCAAAAAGCTGATGCACCCAGTGGTACTGCCATTCAAACGGCGCAGTTATTAGGAGAATTGGGTAAAACTTTTAACCCTGCTGTTGTAGAAGAAACGGAGAAATTACCAGGAGCAAGGGGAAGTATCGCAGATGAAGGCATTAGAATTCATAGTGTGCGCTTGCCAGGATTGATTGCCCATCAGGAAGTGATTTTTGGCGCAGCTGGACAGATTTATACTTTACGACATGATACCAGCGATCGCGCTTGTTATATGCCAGGAGTGCTGCTAGCGATTCGCAAAATCTTAGCGCTAAAGTCGTTAGTATATGGATTAGAAAAGATACTTTAA
- a CDS encoding phosphate ABC transporter permease → MLVPLTRQKFEQVVPLIATGLQYKYYWGKFSNFLQRLLISVVAVVILLLVTVIFKLEFASIVFVLGVISAFFWLWYPVFQASMRNLQYRRYKYGGFFRGRVLDWWITDQLVGKQETVNNKGELVIVENREKQINLEVGDETGFTIEFVAPLRPAHKVITRGQIAEMVVMSNRPDLSSIEEFSDIYFPSRDLWVSDYPYLRRDFFNEIGRRLREDQQQKPRRRRRREEE, encoded by the coding sequence ATGTTAGTACCACTGACTCGCCAGAAATTTGAACAAGTTGTCCCCCTAATTGCCACTGGTTTGCAGTACAAGTACTACTGGGGGAAGTTCTCAAATTTTTTGCAACGGCTGTTAATTTCTGTAGTTGCGGTAGTTATTCTTTTGCTTGTAACAGTTATTTTCAAGCTTGAGTTTGCTTCAATAGTATTTGTGCTAGGGGTAATTAGCGCTTTTTTTTGGCTGTGGTATCCAGTGTTTCAAGCAAGTATGCGAAATTTGCAATACCGCCGTTATAAGTACGGCGGCTTTTTCCGTGGTCGAGTATTAGATTGGTGGATTACAGACCAATTAGTAGGTAAACAAGAAACAGTCAACAACAAAGGCGAATTGGTGATTGTAGAAAACCGAGAAAAACAGATAAACTTGGAAGTGGGTGATGAAACAGGATTTACAATTGAATTTGTAGCACCATTACGTCCTGCCCACAAAGTTATTACTCGCGGTCAAATTGCAGAAATGGTAGTAATGTCAAATCGCCCAGATTTGAGCAGTATTGAAGAATTCAGTGATATATACTTTCCCAGTCGTGACCTTTGGGTGAGCGATTATCCTTATCTGCGGCGGGATTTCTTTAACGAAATTGGTCGCCGTTTGCGTGAAGACCAACAACAAAAGCCGCGGCGGCGGCGTCGCAGAGAAGAGGAATAA